The Sphingomonas alpina genome has a segment encoding these proteins:
- a CDS encoding CHAP domain-containing protein, which yields MPAGAKSLLDYVGECVPFARAASGIQIYGDAWTWWDAAEGKYRRGDTPKVGAVVVFRKSPRLHLGHVAVISRVVTPRVVMVTHANWSRQNGERGHAEQDVTLTDVSPEKDWSEVKVWYRDMDGLGSTVYPVYGFIYGMPDKTAGRAVTRAHAAPELSGNDPDYVGALIDAYR from the coding sequence ATGCCCGCGGGTGCCAAGTCCCTGCTCGATTATGTCGGTGAGTGCGTGCCCTTTGCGCGGGCCGCTTCCGGGATCCAGATTTATGGCGACGCCTGGACCTGGTGGGACGCCGCCGAGGGCAAATATCGCCGCGGCGACACGCCGAAGGTCGGCGCGGTCGTCGTGTTCCGAAAATCGCCACGGCTGCATCTCGGTCATGTCGCGGTGATCAGCCGTGTCGTCACGCCGCGCGTCGTCATGGTCACTCATGCCAACTGGTCGCGCCAGAATGGCGAGCGCGGCCATGCCGAGCAGGACGTGACCCTGACGGACGTCTCGCCGGAGAAAGACTGGAGCGAAGTGAAGGTCTGGTACCGTGACATGGACGGCCTGGGTAGCACCGTCTATCCGGTCTATGGCTTCATTTACGGCATGCCGGACAAGACAGCCGGACGCGCCGTCACCAGAGCGCATGCAGCGCCGGAGCTCAGCGGCAATGATCCCGACTACGTCGGCGCGCTGATCGACGCCTATCGCTGA
- a CDS encoding vWA domain-containing protein has protein sequence MFLNFLDELRAAGIPASMKEHLLLLEALDADVIDRTPEDFYYLSRAVYVKDEGLLDRFDQVFSKVFKGVATTFGQAPTDIPADWLKAVAEKYLSAEEMEAIKSLGSWDEIMETLKKRLEEQQGRHQGGNKWVGTGGTSPYGNSGYNPEGVRIGGESKHKRALKVWDQRDFKNLDSTRELGTRNIKIALRRLRKFAREGAADELDIDATIDGTARQGWLDVVMRAERRNAVKLLLFLDVGGSMDPWVKLCEELFSAATSEFKNLEFFYFHNCPYEGVWKDNKRRFTERTPMWDVLHKFGHDYKLVFVGDASMSPYEITHPGGSVEHFNEESGAVWMHRMTTTYPAAVWLNPIPEQQWGYSQSVRIIRELMNDRMYPLTLAGLDDGMRELTRKR, from the coding sequence ATGTTCCTGAACTTCCTCGACGAGCTTCGCGCCGCTGGCATTCCGGCCAGCATGAAGGAGCATCTCCTGCTCCTCGAAGCGCTCGATGCAGACGTGATCGATCGCACGCCGGAGGATTTCTATTATCTTTCGCGTGCCGTGTACGTGAAGGACGAAGGGCTGCTCGACCGCTTCGACCAGGTCTTCTCCAAGGTGTTCAAGGGGGTCGCCACCACCTTCGGCCAGGCGCCCACCGATATCCCCGCGGATTGGCTGAAAGCGGTCGCCGAGAAATATCTCTCCGCTGAAGAGATGGAAGCGATCAAGTCGCTCGGCTCCTGGGACGAGATCATGGAAACGCTGAAAAAGCGGCTCGAGGAACAGCAGGGCCGGCATCAGGGCGGCAACAAATGGGTCGGGACCGGCGGCACCTCGCCCTATGGCAATAGCGGTTATAATCCTGAAGGCGTGCGCATCGGTGGCGAGAGCAAGCACAAGCGCGCGCTGAAAGTGTGGGACCAGCGCGACTTCAAGAATCTCGACAGCACGCGCGAACTCGGTACGCGCAACATCAAGATCGCACTGCGCCGCCTACGCAAGTTCGCGCGTGAAGGCGCCGCGGACGAACTCGATATCGACGCGACGATCGACGGCACTGCGCGCCAGGGCTGGCTCGACGTCGTGATGCGCGCCGAGCGCCGCAATGCAGTCAAATTGCTGCTGTTCCTTGATGTCGGCGGCTCGATGGATCCCTGGGTCAAGCTGTGCGAGGAACTGTTCTCGGCCGCCACGAGCGAATTCAAGAATCTCGAATTCTTCTACTTCCACAATTGCCCATATGAGGGAGTGTGGAAGGACAATAAGCGCCGCTTCACCGAGCGGACGCCGATGTGGGACGTGCTGCACAAGTTTGGGCACGACTATAAGCTCGTATTCGTCGGCGATGCCTCGATGAGTCCGTATGAGATCACCCATCCCGGCGGCTCCGTCGAGCATTTCAACGAGGAATCGGGCGCGGTGTGGATGCACCGCATGACGACCACCTATCCGGCAGCGGTTTGGCTCAACCCCATTCCGGAACAGCAATGGGGCTATTCGCAAAGCGTGCGCATCATCCGCGAATTGATGAACGACCGCATGTATCCACTGACGCTGGCAGGACTGGATGACGGGATGCGGGAATTGACGCGGAAGCGTTAG
- a CDS encoding exo-beta-N-acetylmuramidase NamZ domain-containing protein translates to MKFGLDRLLADPALRKPLEGKRVALLAHPASVTADLTHSIDALVASGLNVSAVFGPQHGVRGDLQDNMMESPDFTDPIYGMPVFSLYGEVRRPTGQSMGTFDVMLVDLQDVGCRIYTFVTTLLYVLEAAAAHGKSVWVLDRPNPAGRPVEGLTLLPGWESFVGAGPMPMRHGLTLGELGHWFIDHFKLDVDYHVVAMEGWEPDAAPGYGWPADRVWINPSPNAANVNMARAYAGTVMLEGTTLSEGRGTTRPLELFGAPDIDARAVIAEMHRFAPAWLAGCTLRDIWFQPTFHKHVGQLCSGVFIHAEGAGYDHQAFKPWRVQALGFKAIRRLYPDYDLWRDFPYEYEFGKLAIDVINAGPGLRDWVDDALAESRDLDAVTGPDEAAWVAERGRFLLY, encoded by the coding sequence ATGAAATTCGGTCTCGATCGCCTTCTCGCCGACCCTGCGCTGCGCAAGCCACTCGAGGGTAAACGTGTCGCATTGCTCGCGCATCCCGCTTCGGTCACGGCCGATCTGACGCATTCGATCGATGCTTTGGTCGCAAGCGGTCTCAACGTCTCAGCGGTGTTCGGCCCGCAGCATGGCGTACGCGGCGACCTGCAGGACAATATGATGGAGTCGCCCGACTTCACTGACCCGATTTACGGCATGCCAGTGTTCAGCCTGTACGGCGAAGTGCGCCGGCCGACCGGCCAGTCGATGGGCACGTTCGACGTGATGCTGGTCGACCTGCAGGATGTCGGGTGCCGCATCTACACCTTCGTCACGACGCTACTCTACGTGCTGGAAGCCGCGGCCGCACATGGCAAGTCGGTCTGGGTGCTTGACCGGCCCAATCCGGCTGGACGACCGGTCGAAGGGCTGACATTGCTGCCGGGCTGGGAGAGTTTCGTTGGTGCCGGGCCGATGCCGATGCGCCACGGGCTTACATTGGGCGAGCTGGGGCATTGGTTCATCGACCATTTCAAGCTCGATGTGGATTATCATGTGGTCGCGATGGAGGGATGGGAGCCCGATGCGGCGCCCGGCTATGGCTGGCCGGCGGATCGCGTCTGGATCAATCCAAGCCCCAATGCCGCCAACGTCAATATGGCGCGGGCTTACGCCGGCACGGTGATGCTGGAGGGCACGACTCTGTCGGAAGGGCGCGGGACGACGCGGCCGCTCGAACTGTTCGGCGCACCTGATATCGACGCGCGTGCGGTGATCGCCGAAATGCACCGTTTCGCACCGGCATGGCTGGCCGGCTGCACGCTGCGCGATATCTGGTTCCAGCCGACCTTTCACAAGCATGTCGGCCAGTTGTGCAGCGGTGTGTTCATTCATGCCGAGGGGGCAGGATATGATCACCAGGCATTCAAGCCGTGGCGGGTGCAGGCGCTGGGTTTCAAGGCGATCCGGCGGCTCTATCCGGATTATGATCTGTGGCGGGATTTCCCCTACGAATATGAATTCGGCAAGCTCGCGATCGACGTGATCAATGCCGGTCCGGGTTTGCGCGACTGGGTCGATGACGCTCTTGCCGAGTCGCGCGATCTCGATGCGGTTACCGGCCCGGATGAGGCGGCATGGGTGGCCGAACGGGGCCGATTCCTGCTTTATTGA
- a CDS encoding DOMON-like domain-containing protein: MAEFELIPHPALPRGPLNRVTVTAERPSRDLLTLHYHVAGAIDAVLWPVPIAPAFTDNLWQHSCFEAFIAPGAGDDYTELNASPSGGWAIYEFDGYRDGMRNSQTAQYENEGWRMAPDAAELTVSLTLPLLADGTVWQVGLTAVIEAKDGTKSFWALTHPTDTSEIPDFHNRDCFTAELAAPTAA; this comes from the coding sequence ATGGCTGAGTTCGAATTGATCCCGCATCCCGCCTTGCCTCGCGGCCCCCTGAACAGGGTGACGGTCACCGCCGAGCGGCCGTCTCGCGATCTGCTGACCCTTCATTACCATGTGGCCGGCGCGATCGATGCCGTGTTGTGGCCAGTGCCGATCGCGCCGGCCTTTACCGACAATCTGTGGCAGCATAGCTGTTTCGAGGCGTTCATCGCGCCGGGCGCCGGTGACGATTATACCGAGCTCAACGCGTCGCCGTCGGGCGGATGGGCGATCTATGAATTTGACGGTTATCGCGACGGGATGCGCAATTCGCAAACCGCGCAGTATGAGAATGAAGGATGGCGCATGGCGCCGGATGCGGCCGAGCTGACGGTGTCGCTCACTTTGCCTCTACTTGCCGACGGGACTGTGTGGCAGGTCGGCCTGACCGCGGTGATCGAGGCGAAGGACGGCACCAAGTCCTTCTGGGCGCTCACGCACCCGACCGACACGTCCGAAATACCCGATTTTCACAACCGGGATTGCTTTACCGCTGAGCTCGCGGCACCCACGGCGGCATGA
- the rimO gene encoding 30S ribosomal protein S12 methylthiotransferase RimO yields MATILPTPPKIGMVSLGCPKNLVDSERILTKLRSDGYAMSPDYAGADVVLVNTCGFLDSAKEESLEAIGEAIAENGRVIVTGCMGKEAETIRARFPNVLAVTGAHQYEEVVGAVHEAAPMPPSAFLNLVPESGLKLTPRHYSYLKISEGCNHRCSFCIIPSLRGDLVSRRPDAILREAEKLIEAGTKELLVISQDTSAYGVDIRHQPRQWKGEEVRAHMTDLSRELGKLGAWVRLHYVYPYPHVDQVIPLMAEGLILPYLDIPFQHASRNVLKLMKRPANEAKVLERVKNWRTIAPDIAIRSTFVVGFPGETEDDFKYLMDWLEEAQLDRVGAFRFEPVEGAAANALPDQVPEEIKEERYARLMELTARISADKLQAKIGRTLDVIIDAVDEDGATGRSKADAPEIDGEVHLRDAGHLKQGDIVSVEIEDADEHDLFGVPA; encoded by the coding sequence ATGGCAACAATCCTCCCCACCCCGCCGAAAATCGGCATGGTTTCGCTCGGCTGTCCCAAGAATCTGGTCGACAGCGAACGCATCCTGACCAAGCTCCGTTCCGATGGCTATGCCATGTCGCCCGACTATGCCGGCGCCGACGTTGTGCTGGTCAATACCTGCGGTTTCCTCGATTCCGCCAAGGAAGAGAGCCTGGAAGCCATCGGTGAGGCGATTGCCGAGAATGGCCGCGTGATCGTCACCGGCTGCATGGGCAAGGAAGCCGAGACGATCCGTGCGCGCTTCCCCAACGTTCTCGCCGTCACCGGCGCGCATCAATATGAGGAAGTGGTCGGCGCAGTCCATGAGGCGGCGCCGATGCCGCCCAGCGCCTTTCTCAACCTGGTGCCGGAAAGCGGCCTGAAGCTCACCCCGCGCCATTACAGCTATCTGAAGATTTCCGAAGGCTGCAACCACCGCTGCTCTTTTTGCATTATCCCGTCATTGCGCGGCGACCTGGTCAGCCGGCGCCCCGACGCGATCCTGCGCGAAGCCGAAAAGCTGATCGAGGCGGGCACCAAGGAACTGCTGGTGATCAGCCAGGACACCTCGGCTTACGGCGTCGATATCCGCCATCAGCCGCGCCAGTGGAAAGGTGAGGAAGTCCGCGCCCATATGACCGACCTGTCGCGCGAGCTGGGCAAGCTCGGTGCGTGGGTGCGGCTGCATTATGTCTATCCTTATCCGCATGTCGACCAGGTCATCCCGCTGATGGCCGAGGGACTGATCCTCCCCTATCTCGACATCCCGTTCCAGCATGCCAGCCGCAATGTGCTCAAGCTGATGAAGCGCCCGGCAAACGAGGCGAAGGTGCTCGAGCGAGTCAAGAACTGGCGCACCATCGCCCCCGACATCGCGATCCGCTCGACCTTTGTGGTCGGCTTCCCCGGCGAGACCGAGGATGATTTTAAATATCTGATGGACTGGCTCGAGGAAGCGCAGCTCGACCGTGTCGGCGCTTTCCGCTTCGAGCCTGTAGAGGGCGCCGCGGCCAATGCCCTGCCCGACCAGGTACCCGAAGAGATCAAGGAAGAGCGCTACGCCCGATTGATGGAGCTGACCGCGCGGATTTCTGCCGACAAGCTGCAGGCGAAGATCGGCCGAACGCTTGATGTGATCATCGATGCAGTGGACGAGGACGGCGCGACCGGCCGCTCGAAGGCCGATGCGCCGGAAATCGACGGCGAAGTGCATCTGCGCGATGCAGGGCATCTGAAACAGGGCGATATCGTCAGCGTCGAGATCGAGGATGCCGACGAACATGATCTGTTCGGGGTGCCGGCCTAA
- a CDS encoding membrane-bound PQQ-dependent dehydrogenase, glucose/quinate/shikimate family — MPNRRSWAAMILGFVIGLIGLVLAIGGAWLAVLGGSLYYLVTGVAMLAAGVQLIRGRMAGVWLYIAIFVLTLLWAFWEVGTNPWALVPRVIAPLVLLFAVLLVMPTLSQAANRWRIGLGASAAVLLVAVIGGVVIGSSAQSPVRAALPSQAAPGMTDSSGQVVGADWPAYGGTYSARRFSPLTQINVSNVGKLKRAWLAHTGDMPATPDAAKMYGAETTPLKIGDTLYMCSAKGIMIALDPATGAEKWRFDPKVPDKWIPYTAACRGVSYYAVPNATVGQACATRIIEGTLDARLIAVDAATGKPCADFGTNGQVDTKIGMGEVYPGLVSITSPPTIVRGVVVTGHQILDGQERYAPSGVIQGYDAVTGALRWGWDMLKPDWTGAPPAGQQWSRGTPNMWTTASGDEALGLVYLPLGNSAVDYWSSLRTPIENSFANSLVAIDVATGKPRWSFQTVKKDVWDYDLGSQATLIDYAGVPALLLPSKQGDIYVLDRRTGRPLTPIGTIKAPGGGIEPAERSPTQIVSLWHTLRKDPLTERDMWGMSPIDQMICRIQFRQARYAGYFTPPETGKYTVEYPGYNGGSDWGGITVDPQRGVIIANYNDMPNHVRLVPRKIADQRGWKTREQAGGPTPGAEGAGDPQAGTPYAVDVNAGWRMKFTGLLCKQPPYGGIRAIDIRTGKTIWDRPLGTARTNGPFGIPSMLPINIGTPNNGGSVVTAGGLVFVAAATDNLIRAIDMRTGKVVWSDVLPAGGQATPMVYEQGGREYLVIMAGGHHFMETPIGDSLVAYALPKS; from the coding sequence ATGCCGAACCGCCGCAGCTGGGCCGCCATGATCCTGGGGTTCGTGATCGGGCTGATCGGACTGGTCCTCGCCATCGGTGGCGCCTGGCTCGCGGTGCTGGGCGGATCGCTATATTATCTCGTGACAGGCGTGGCGATGCTCGCCGCTGGGGTGCAGCTCATTCGCGGGCGCATGGCCGGCGTGTGGCTCTACATTGCGATCTTCGTGTTGACCCTGCTCTGGGCCTTCTGGGAGGTCGGCACCAACCCCTGGGCTTTGGTACCGCGCGTGATCGCGCCGCTGGTGTTGCTGTTCGCGGTGTTGCTGGTGATGCCGACACTGAGCCAGGCGGCCAATCGCTGGCGGATCGGGCTGGGCGCTTCCGCTGCCGTGCTGCTCGTCGCGGTGATCGGCGGTGTGGTGATCGGATCGAGCGCGCAATCCCCGGTGAGGGCAGCGCTGCCGTCTCAAGCGGCGCCGGGCATGACCGACAGCTCCGGCCAGGTGGTCGGTGCGGACTGGCCCGCTTATGGCGGCACCTATAGCGCGCGCCGCTTCTCGCCGCTGACGCAGATCAATGTCTCCAATGTCGGCAAGCTCAAGCGTGCCTGGCTGGCACATACCGGCGACATGCCGGCCACGCCCGATGCGGCCAAGATGTATGGCGCGGAGACGACGCCGCTGAAGATCGGCGATACGCTGTATATGTGCTCGGCCAAGGGAATCATGATCGCGCTCGATCCCGCGACCGGGGCGGAGAAATGGCGCTTCGACCCGAAGGTACCGGACAAATGGATTCCCTATACCGCGGCATGTCGCGGGGTGAGCTATTATGCCGTGCCCAATGCGACCGTCGGACAGGCCTGCGCGACGCGGATCATCGAAGGCACCCTCGACGCGCGACTGATCGCGGTCGATGCTGCGACCGGCAAGCCGTGTGCCGATTTCGGCACCAATGGCCAGGTCGATACCAAGATCGGCATGGGCGAAGTCTATCCCGGCCTGGTCTCGATCACCTCGCCGCCGACGATCGTGCGTGGGGTGGTGGTGACGGGACACCAGATCCTGGACGGGCAGGAACGCTATGCGCCGTCAGGTGTGATCCAGGGCTATGACGCGGTCACCGGCGCGCTGCGCTGGGGCTGGGACATGCTCAAGCCGGACTGGACCGGTGCACCGCCGGCGGGCCAGCAATGGTCGCGCGGTACCCCGAATATGTGGACCACCGCTTCAGGTGATGAGGCGCTCGGACTGGTCTATCTGCCGCTCGGTAATTCAGCAGTGGATTATTGGAGTTCGCTGCGCACGCCGATCGAGAACAGCTTCGCCAATTCGCTGGTCGCGATCGATGTCGCGACGGGCAAGCCGCGCTGGTCGTTTCAGACGGTGAAGAAGGATGTGTGGGATTATGATCTCGGAAGTCAGGCGACGCTGATCGATTATGCCGGTGTGCCGGCGTTGCTGCTGCCGTCAAAACAGGGCGATATCTATGTGCTCGATCGCCGGACCGGCCGGCCGCTGACCCCGATCGGCACGATCAAGGCGCCCGGGGGCGGGATCGAGCCGGCGGAGCGTTCGCCGACGCAGATCGTCTCACTGTGGCATACACTGCGCAAGGACCCGCTGACCGAGCGCGATATGTGGGGCATGTCGCCGATCGATCAGATGATCTGTCGCATCCAGTTCCGCCAGGCGCGCTATGCCGGCTATTTCACCCCGCCCGAGACCGGCAAATATACCGTCGAATATCCCGGCTATAATGGCGGCAGCGACTGGGGCGGCATTACGGTAGATCCGCAGCGCGGCGTGATCATCGCCAATTACAACGACATGCCCAACCATGTCCGGCTGGTGCCGCGCAAGATTGCCGACCAGCGCGGCTGGAAGACGCGCGAGCAGGCCGGTGGTCCGACCCCGGGCGCGGAAGGTGCGGGCGACCCGCAGGCGGGCACACCCTATGCGGTCGACGTCAATGCCGGCTGGCGGATGAAGTTCACTGGCCTGTTGTGCAAGCAACCACCTTATGGCGGGATCCGAGCGATCGACATCCGCACCGGCAAGACGATCTGGGATCGCCCGCTCGGCACGGCGCGCACCAATGGGCCGTTCGGCATTCCATCGATGCTGCCGATCAATATCGGCACGCCCAATAATGGCGGATCGGTGGTGACTGCGGGCGGACTGGTGTTCGTTGCCGCGGCAACCGACAATCTGATCCGCGCAATCGATATGCGCACCGGCAAGGTCGTATGGTCCGATGTGCTGCCGGCGGGCGGGCAGGCGACGCCGATGGTCTATGAACAGGGCGGACGCGAATATCTCGTGATCATGGCCGGCGGGCACCATTTCATGGAAACGCCGATCGGGGATTCTCTGGTCGCCTATGCCTTGCCGAAGAGCTGA
- a CDS encoding serine hydrolase domain-containing protein: protein MTLRPLLSLALLTAAPAAYAQALTPAETTQIDSLVTETLARTGAPSASVAIVRGSQIVFAKAYGKQSETMKAANADAPYQIASVSKQFTAAALLLLENEGKLSLDDKVSKYIPDITGGDTIALRQLLNHTSGLQDYWPQDYSFKAMATPVTPQGIVDRWAKKPLDFAPGAQWQYSNTGYVVAGMIVEKVSSESLLSYLDRKIFKPLGIKAIDQDLAVGPGYPQGYGRNALGPVRVATPAAHGWLFAAGELSMSARDLAKWNVARLNRAILPPEDWAAQETAVRLTDGSTNGYGLGVSTGNSNGRRYIEHSGEAVGFLSENIVFPDEKAAVTVLVNTWSGDAYQEIAQRIIKTVLPPPPADAADSAAMKKVRTIFDQLRDGTLDRGLLTEDADFYFTPVVLADFKASLAPLGKISDFTQMGKSRLRGGFVNRNFRVTFADRAVGISTYAEPGDGGRIEQFLVAQVQK from the coding sequence ATGACGCTTCGCCCGCTGCTCTCCCTCGCTTTGCTGACCGCCGCGCCCGCCGCTTACGCTCAGGCCCTGACTCCGGCCGAAACGACCCAGATAGACTCGCTCGTGACCGAGACGCTCGCGAGAACCGGCGCACCCTCTGCGTCGGTCGCAATTGTGCGGGGCAGCCAGATCGTCTTCGCCAAGGCCTATGGCAAGCAGTCTGAGACCATGAAGGCGGCGAATGCCGATGCGCCGTACCAGATCGCATCGGTGTCGAAGCAGTTCACCGCGGCGGCGCTGTTGCTGCTCGAAAATGAGGGAAAGCTCAGCCTCGACGACAAGGTCTCGAAATATATCCCCGACATCACTGGTGGCGATACCATCGCGCTGCGCCAACTGCTCAACCATACCTCGGGCCTGCAGGACTATTGGCCGCAGGATTACAGCTTCAAGGCGATGGCGACGCCGGTAACGCCGCAGGGCATCGTCGATCGCTGGGCGAAGAAGCCGCTCGATTTCGCACCTGGCGCGCAATGGCAATATTCCAATACGGGCTATGTCGTCGCCGGCATGATCGTCGAAAAAGTCTCGAGCGAATCCTTGTTGTCCTATCTCGACCGCAAGATCTTCAAGCCGCTCGGGATCAAGGCGATCGATCAGGACCTGGCGGTGGGCCCGGGCTATCCGCAGGGCTATGGCCGTAACGCGCTCGGCCCCGTTCGCGTCGCGACACCCGCCGCGCATGGCTGGCTGTTTGCGGCCGGCGAATTGTCGATGAGCGCGCGCGACCTCGCCAAATGGAATGTTGCGCGCCTCAATCGCGCCATCCTGCCACCCGAGGATTGGGCGGCACAGGAAACCGCCGTGCGGCTGACCGACGGATCGACCAATGGCTATGGCCTGGGCGTCTCGACCGGCAATTCGAACGGCCGTCGCTATATCGAGCATAGCGGCGAGGCAGTCGGCTTTCTGAGCGAAAATATCGTCTTTCCTGACGAGAAGGCAGCGGTGACCGTCCTGGTCAACACCTGGTCCGGCGACGCCTATCAGGAGATCGCCCAGCGCATCATCAAGACCGTGCTACCGCCGCCTCCCGCCGATGCCGCGGATAGCGCTGCGATGAAGAAGGTTCGCACCATATTCGACCAGCTCCGCGACGGTACGCTCGATCGCGGCCTGTTGACGGAGGATGCGGATTTCTATTTCACGCCGGTCGTACTGGCCGATTTCAAGGCCAGTCTCGCGCCACTCGGGAAGATCAGCGACTTCACCCAGATGGGAAAGTCACGACTGCGCGGCGGCTTCGTCAATCGAAATTTCCGCGTCACCTTTGCCGATCGCGCCGTCGGGATCAGCACCTATGCCGAACCGGGCGATGGGGGTCGGATCGAACAATTCCTCGTTGCGCAGGTACAGAAATGA
- a CDS encoding leucyl aminopeptidase family protein produces MTDFATLLQPDRGQAARTIHVVHPDAFADWLASQPARVRTAVAAHRLTGKAGNRAVLPGDGAEDWSVLLVCNEAASSPWRIASLGESLPEGSYRLATGEPGAGMLGWMLAQHRFERYRKREAIGPRILLTGEPARIEETVRLAAATAQVRDLVDTAAADLGPAELEAEAATLAKMHGATLTVTRGEPLAKGYPMIQAVGQAAAKGREPRLIELEWGDPKHPRIALIGKGVCFDSGGLDIKPSAGMRLMKKDMGGAAHALALAGLVMAARLKVRLHLLIPAVENSIAGNAFRPGDVLASRKGLTVENTNTDAEGRLVLGDAITRAAEDKPELIIDFATLTGAARVALGPDLPATFVNDEPLAEALFAAAAEVGDPLWRMPLWDGYDELLKSDIADLVNSADSSFAGATTAALFLRRFIPEGTAWAHLDTFAWRPSAKPGRPKGGDALGLRATWALLKTRYG; encoded by the coding sequence ATGACCGACTTCGCCACTCTGCTGCAGCCGGATCGCGGCCAGGCGGCTCGCACCATTCATGTCGTCCATCCCGACGCCTTCGCCGACTGGCTCGCCAGCCAACCCGCGCGTGTGCGAACAGCGGTCGCGGCGCACCGCCTGACCGGTAAGGCGGGCAACCGCGCCGTCCTGCCGGGTGACGGGGCCGAAGACTGGTCGGTGCTGCTGGTGTGCAACGAGGCGGCCAGTTCGCCATGGCGGATCGCCTCGCTCGGCGAGTCGCTGCCCGAGGGCAGCTACAGGCTCGCGACCGGCGAACCCGGCGCAGGGATGCTCGGCTGGATGCTCGCGCAGCATCGCTTCGAGCGCTATCGCAAGCGCGAGGCGATCGGCCCGCGCATCCTGCTCACCGGGGAACCTGCGAGGATCGAGGAGACCGTCCGCCTCGCCGCCGCCACGGCACAGGTCCGCGACTTGGTCGACACCGCCGCCGCCGACCTCGGCCCGGCTGAACTGGAGGCCGAGGCTGCAACGCTGGCCAAGATGCACGGCGCGACGCTGACCGTGACCAGGGGCGAGCCGCTCGCCAAGGGCTATCCGATGATCCAGGCGGTCGGCCAGGCGGCCGCCAAGGGGCGCGAACCACGACTGATCGAACTCGAATGGGGCGACCCGAAACATCCTCGCATCGCGTTGATCGGCAAGGGCGTGTGCTTCGATTCCGGCGGGCTCGACATCAAGCCGAGCGCCGGCATGCGGCTGATGAAGAAGGATATGGGCGGTGCGGCGCACGCATTGGCACTGGCCGGGCTGGTGATGGCCGCACGGCTTAAGGTTCGCCTCCATCTGCTCATTCCGGCAGTCGAGAATAGCATCGCCGGCAATGCGTTTCGCCCCGGTGACGTGCTCGCGAGCCGCAAGGGCCTGACGGTCGAAAACACCAACACTGATGCCGAAGGCCGGCTGGTGCTTGGTGATGCGATCACCAGGGCAGCCGAGGACAAGCCGGAATTGATCATCGATTTCGCCACGCTGACCGGCGCGGCGCGCGTCGCGCTCGGCCCCGACCTCCCGGCGACCTTCGTCAATGACGAGCCGCTGGCCGAGGCGCTATTCGCAGCGGCTGCCGAGGTCGGCGATCCGCTCTGGCGCATGCCGCTATGGGACGGTTATGACGAGTTGCTCAAATCCGACATCGCCGATCTGGTCAATTCGGCCGACAGCAGCTTCGCCGGCGCGACCACCGCAGCCTTGTTCCTGCGTCGCTTCATCCCCGAAGGGACCGCTTGGGCCCATCTCGACACCTTCGCCTGGCGGCCATCGGCCAAACCGGGGCGCCCCAAGGGCGGCGATGCGCTTGGCCTCAGGGCAACCTGGGCGCTGCTCAAAACGCGCTATGGGTAA